Proteins encoded by one window of Panicum virgatum strain AP13 chromosome 7N, P.virgatum_v5, whole genome shotgun sequence:
- the LOC120682753 gene encoding transcription repressor OFP13-like — protein sequence MPPSLHPPHLHSHKLKRRHHPAAMAKKGLVAILYKLRDVHRPPSSPASPSPLPSTPSAHYAQRCYPPPPSAWPWPSCRHPRTSSFRGTKDDDAAVFRTANTVYDTTSEQFLRRSSIDEAACVDRSPLALPAAEPEQVEEEEKEMQLRETAVVRGLRSQRLFFDPAGAEFLPKQEAAPARGENEAAAVLCVKNEEQSTAAAPDKNESAEAQAAAVKGGAVVVTLESKDPYGDFRASMAEMVAAHGLRDWESLEELLAWYLKLNAKGVHAAIVGAFIDLLVSMQPQASSPLPSPPSPSPSSSCITFEEYSSATFDGEEGKS from the exons ATGCCTCCTTCCCTACACCCTCCCCACCTCCACTCCCACAAGCTGAAGCGGCGCCACCaccccgccgccatggccaagaAGGGCCTGGTCGCCATCCTCTACAAGCTCCGCGACGTGCACCGGCCCCCGTCGTCGCCGGCCTCTCCCTCGCCGTTGCCGTCGACCCCATCCGCGCACTACGCCCAGCGCTgctacccgccgccgccgtccgcgtggccgtggccgtcgtGCCGGCACCCGCGCACCAGCTCGTTCCGCGGGACCAaggacgacgacgccgccgtGTTCCGGACCGCCAACACCGTCTACGACACGACCTCGGAGCAGTTCCTCCGGCGCTCTTCCATAGATGAGGCGGCGTGCGTCGACCGGAGCCCCCTGGCGTTGCCCGCTGCGGAGCCGGAGCAGGtggaagaggaggagaaggagatgcAGCTGCGCGAGACAGCCGTCGTGCGCGGCTTGCGGTCGCAGCGACTGTTCTTCGATCCGGCCGGCGCAGAGTTCTTGCCCAAGCAG gaggcggcgccggcgagaggCGAGAACGAGGCGGCTGCGGTGTTGTGCGTCAAGAACGAGGAACAATcgaccgccgcggcgcccgacAAGAACGAGTCGGCGGAGGCGCAGGCCGCCGCGGTGAAGGGCGGCGCCGTGGTGGTGACGTTGGAATCGAAGGACCCGTACGGTGACTTCCGGGCGTCGATGGcggagatggtggcggcgcacgggcTGCGGGATTGGGAATCCCTGGAGGAGCTCCTGGCGTGGTACCTCAAGCTGAACGCCAAGGGCGTCCACGCCGCCATCGTCGGCGCATTCATCGACCTTCTCGTGAGCATGCAGCCGCAGGCGTCGTCCCCGCTGCCgagcccgccgtcgccgtcgccctctTCGTCGTGCATCACGTTCGAGGAGTACTCGTCGGCGACCTTCGACGGGGAAGAAGGCAAGAGCTAA